One genomic region from Mangifera indica cultivar Alphonso chromosome 17, CATAS_Mindica_2.1, whole genome shotgun sequence encodes:
- the LOC123200914 gene encoding probable xyloglucan endotransglucosylase/hydrolase protein 23 yields MASSSSSVAVGLLISILASFFMVSSAGKFNQDFDIVWGQNKAKELNYGQILTLNLDKESGSGFESKNEYLFGKIDMQIKLVPGNSAGTVTAYYLSSKGANWDEIDFEFLGNVTGEPYILHTNVFCQGKGNREQQFYLWFDPTKDFHTYTILWNPQRIIFYVDGIPIREFENLESYGIPFPRHQPMRIYSTLWNADDWATRGGLVKTDWSQAPFTASYTNFNDDNACVWTYGQYSSCDSNNDNGAWYWEKLSFARRGQMKWVQKNYMIYNYCTDYKRFPYGLPEECNIKNQEF; encoded by the exons ATGGCATCTTCTTCATCAAGTGTAGCAGTCGGGCTGCTTATATCAATACTAGCCAGCTTTTTTATGGTTTCATCCGCTGGGAAATTCAACCAAGATTTTGATATCGTATGGGGACAAAACAAAGCGAAGGAGCTCAACTATGGACAGATCCTTACTCTGAATCTTGACAAAGAGTCTGGCTCAGGTTTCGAATCCAAGAATGAATATCTATTTGGAAAGATTGATATGCAGATCAAGCTTGTCCCCGGAAATTCTGCTGGCACGGTCACTGCTTACTAT CTATCCTCAAAAGGAGCAAACTGGGATGAGATAGACTTTGAATTTCTGGGAAACGTTACTGGTGAACCTTACATTCTTCATACAAATGTGTTTTGCCAAGGCAAAGGCAATAGAGAACAACAGTTCTACCTTTGGTTTGATCCCACCAAAGATTTTCACACCTACACCATCCTTTGGAACCCTCAACGCATTAT CTTCTATGTAGATGGCATTCCCATTAGAGAATTTGAGAACTTGGAGTCTTATGGCATTCCTTTCCCAAGGCATCAGCCAATGAGAATTTACTCTACCCTTTGGAATGCCGATGACTGGGCGACCAGAGGAGGGCTTGTGAAGACAGATTGGAGCCAAGCACCCTTCACTGCTTCCTACACAAACTTCAATGACGACAACGCTTGTGTTTGGACTTATGGGCAATATTCTTCTTGCGATTCAAATAATGATAAT GGTGCGTGGTACTGGGAAAAGCTGAGCTTTGCAAGGCGAGGACAGATGAAATGGGTGCAGAAAAACTATATGATTTACAATTATTGCACAGACTATAAACGATTTCCGTACGGTCTCCCTGAAGAATGCAATATCAAGAATCAGGAATTTTGA